One Leopardus geoffroyi isolate Oge1 chromosome C1, O.geoffroyi_Oge1_pat1.0, whole genome shotgun sequence DNA segment encodes these proteins:
- the NPPA gene encoding natriuretic peptides A, protein MGSFSTITASFLLFLASQLLWQTGANPVYGSVSNADLMDFKNLLDHLEDKMPLEDEVVPPQVLSEQNEEAGAALSPLPEVPPWAGEVNPAQRDGGALGRGSWDSSDRSALLKSKLRALLAAPRSLRRSSCFGGRMDRIGAQSGLGCNSFRYRR, encoded by the exons ATGGGCTCCTTCTCCACCATCACCGCgagcttcctcctcttcctggcgAGTCAGCTCCTGTGGCAAACAGGAGCTAACCCGGTATATGGCTCTGTGTCCAACGCAGACCTGATGGATTTCAAG AATTTGCTGGACCATTTGGAGGACAAGATGCCTTTAGAAGATGAAGTCGTGCCCCCACAAGTACTAAGTGAGCAGAATGAGGAAGCTGGGGCAGCTCTTAGCCCCCTCCCTGAGGTGCCTCCCTGGGCTGGGGAGGTCAACCCAGCCCAGAGAGATGGGGGTGCCCTTGGGCGGGGCTCCTGGGACTCCTCCGATAGATCTGCCCTCCTGAAAAGCAAGCTGAGGGCACTGCTTGCTGCCCCTCGGAGTCTGCGGAGGTCCAGCTGCTTTGGAGGCAGGATGGACAGGATTGGAGCTCAGAGTGGACTGGGCTGCAACAGCTTCCGG TACCGAAGATAA